The following are encoded in a window of Rhizobium sp. 11515TR genomic DNA:
- a CDS encoding CpaD family pilus assembly protein: MASLERNTPRGARPRFSRSMLILPTLALISAVSSCAGSPDGMTTSAIRDDYRQRHPIVLTEKEHSVDIPVAASDRHLTTGMRDTVRGFVQDYRAHASGTVEILSPRQSPNAFAASALNSQIRRELVTNGIPSARIVNSYYPAGGPGDAAPIRLRFTATTAATNACGQWPDDLSDNAFDNQNYYNFGCATQHNLAAQVANPTDLISPRAMTPIDADQRSKVISDYRTGSTPTSTATVGGFGSGN, encoded by the coding sequence ATGGCCAGCCTCGAACGCAATACACCCCGCGGTGCCCGGCCTCGTTTTTCAAGATCGATGCTGATCCTCCCGACATTGGCGCTGATATCGGCCGTCAGCAGCTGCGCCGGCTCCCCAGATGGCATGACGACGAGCGCCATCAGGGATGACTATCGCCAACGGCATCCCATCGTGCTTACCGAAAAGGAGCATAGCGTCGATATACCGGTCGCGGCCAGTGACCGGCATCTGACAACAGGCATGCGCGATACGGTTCGCGGTTTCGTGCAGGATTACCGCGCCCATGCAAGCGGCACGGTGGAAATCCTGTCGCCGCGGCAATCGCCAAATGCCTTCGCCGCATCGGCGCTCAACTCGCAAATCCGTCGGGAGCTGGTCACGAACGGTATTCCGTCGGCGCGAATCGTCAACAGCTATTACCCGGCCGGGGGCCCGGGCGATGCTGCGCCGATCCGCCTGCGCTTTACCGCAACGACGGCGGCCACCAATGCCTGCGGCCAGTGGCCGGACGATCTTTCCGACAACGCATTCGACAATCAGAACTACTATAATTTCGGCTGTGCGACCCAGCACAATCTGGCAGCGCAGGTCGCCAATCCGACCGATCTGATTTCGCCGCGCGCGATGACGCCGATCGATGCCGATCAGCGCAGCAAGGTCATCAGCGATTATCGCACCGGCTCAACCCCGACCAGCACGGCGACGGTCGGCGGCTTCGGTAGCGGAAATTGA
- a CDS encoding AAA family ATPase — protein sequence MNSIEYDIGSTAPEAEEASRSGNLDNLRPLPRISIHAFCESEQLQQVMDQCANDRRMSKVSLRITSGGVAAAANMFASAPTPNLIILETRANPRGLLAELEPLAAVCDPSTKVIIVGYHNDIGLYRELIRNGISEYIVQPTDMVDLMTAVASIFIDPDAEPLGRSIAFIGAKGGVGASTIAHNCAFGISSLFSTETILADLDLPYGTANIDFDQDPAQGIAEAVYAPERLDEVFLDRLLTKCSQHLSLLAAPSMLDRAYDFEGQAFLPVLDVLQRSAPVAVLDVPHVWTEWTRSVLGAVDEVVICAAPDLANLRNAKNLIDALRKLRPNDKAPHLILNQVGMPKRPEINPSEFCAPLETDPIAIIPFDINLFGNAANSGQMISETDPKSPIAETFSQISHIVTGRVALKKARKGGLLGLLKRK from the coding sequence ATGAACTCCATCGAATACGATATCGGCTCGACTGCCCCGGAAGCGGAGGAAGCTTCGCGCTCGGGCAATCTCGACAATCTGCGGCCGCTGCCGCGCATTTCCATACATGCCTTCTGCGAAAGCGAGCAGCTGCAGCAGGTTATGGACCAGTGCGCCAATGATCGGCGCATGTCCAAGGTCAGCCTGCGGATCACCAGTGGCGGTGTGGCGGCTGCGGCGAACATGTTCGCCTCGGCGCCGACCCCGAACCTGATCATTCTGGAAACACGCGCCAACCCACGCGGCCTCCTGGCGGAACTCGAGCCACTCGCCGCCGTCTGCGATCCGAGCACCAAGGTCATCATCGTCGGCTATCACAACGACATCGGTCTTTACCGCGAACTCATACGCAACGGCATCTCGGAATATATCGTTCAGCCGACCGATATGGTCGATCTGATGACGGCGGTGGCATCGATCTTCATCGATCCCGATGCCGAACCGCTCGGCCGCAGCATTGCCTTCATCGGTGCCAAGGGTGGGGTGGGCGCATCCACCATCGCCCATAATTGCGCCTTCGGAATTTCCAGCCTCTTCTCGACCGAAACCATCCTTGCCGATCTCGATCTGCCCTATGGCACCGCCAATATCGATTTCGACCAGGACCCCGCCCAGGGGATAGCCGAGGCCGTCTATGCGCCGGAACGTCTCGACGAGGTCTTTCTCGACCGGCTGCTGACCAAATGCTCGCAGCATCTGTCGCTGCTCGCGGCGCCCTCAATGCTGGATCGCGCCTATGATTTCGAAGGGCAGGCATTCCTGCCGGTGCTCGACGTTCTCCAGCGCAGCGCGCCGGTGGCGGTTCTCGATGTGCCGCATGTCTGGACGGAATGGACACGCTCGGTGCTTGGCGCGGTAGACGAGGTCGTCATCTGTGCCGCGCCCGATCTCGCCAATCTGCGCAACGCCAAGAACCTGATCGATGCTCTGCGCAAGCTGCGGCCGAACGATAAGGCACCGCACCTCATTCTCAATCAGGTCGGCATGCCCAAGCGCCCGGAGATCAATCCTTCGGAATTCTGCGCGCCGCTGGAGACGGACCCGATCGCCATCATACCTTTTGACATCAACCTGTTCGGCAATGCCGCCAACAGCGGACAGATGATCTCCGAGACTGATCCGAAGTCGCCGATCGCGGAAACTTTCTCGCAGATATCGCACATCGTCACCGGGCGTGTCGCTTTGAAGAAGGCAAGAAAGGGCGGTTTGCTTGGCCTTTTAAAGCGGAAGTAA
- a CDS encoding CpaF family protein produces the protein MFGKRGSEGPAKSGGAMPPPAPARAPAPVGAPTAPAVLIEPSRDAAQPRQQVAPPPMQTPSRRRVARTEEYYDTKSQVFSALIDTIDLSQLSKLGNEAAREEIRDIVNDIITIKNFAMSISEQEELLEDICNDVLGYGPLEPLLARDDIADIMVNGAGQTFIEVGGKTVESEIRFRDNSQLLSICQRIVSQVGRRVDESSPICDARLPDGSRVNVIAPPLAIDGPALTIRKFKKDKLTLDQLVRFGAITPEGATLLQIIGRVRCNVVISGGTGSGKTTLLNCLTNYIDRDERVITCEDTAELQLQQPHVVRLETRPPNIEGEGEITMRDLVKNCLRMRPERIIVGEVRGPEVFDLLQAMNTGHDGSMGTIHANTPRECLSRMESMIAMGGFSLPAKTVREIISSSVDVVIQAARLRDGSRRITQITEVIGMEGDVIITQDLMRYEIEGEDANGRIIGRHVSTGIGKPHFWDRARYYNEERRLAAALDEMEQKAQ, from the coding sequence ATGTTTGGCAAGCGCGGAAGTGAAGGTCCTGCAAAGAGCGGCGGCGCAATGCCTCCGCCGGCACCGGCGCGTGCACCCGCTCCCGTTGGCGCGCCAACGGCGCCGGCTGTGCTGATAGAGCCGTCCCGTGATGCCGCGCAGCCACGTCAGCAGGTCGCTCCGCCGCCGATGCAGACGCCCAGCCGGCGTCGCGTGGCGCGTACCGAAGAATATTACGATACGAAATCGCAGGTCTTCTCCGCGCTGATCGATACGATCGATCTCTCGCAGCTCTCCAAACTCGGCAACGAGGCGGCGCGCGAGGAAATCCGCGATATCGTCAACGATATCATCACGATCAAGAATTTCGCGATGTCGATCTCCGAGCAGGAGGAGCTGCTTGAGGATATCTGCAACGACGTGCTTGGCTACGGTCCGCTGGAGCCGCTGCTCGCCCGCGACGACATCGCCGACATCATGGTCAATGGCGCCGGCCAGACCTTCATCGAAGTCGGCGGCAAGACCGTTGAATCCGAAATCCGCTTCCGCGACAATTCTCAGCTTCTATCCATTTGCCAGCGCATCGTCAGCCAGGTCGGCCGCCGCGTCGATGAATCGAGCCCCATCTGCGATGCGCGCCTGCCCGATGGTTCGCGCGTCAACGTCATTGCGCCGCCGCTCGCGATCGACGGGCCGGCGCTCACCATTCGTAAGTTCAAGAAGGACAAGCTCACGCTTGATCAGCTCGTTCGCTTCGGCGCCATCACGCCGGAAGGCGCGACGCTTTTGCAGATCATCGGCCGCGTGCGCTGCAACGTCGTCATTTCAGGCGGTACGGGCTCGGGCAAGACGACGCTTCTGAACTGCCTGACCAACTATATCGACCGTGACGAACGCGTCATCACCTGCGAAGACACCGCCGAACTGCAATTGCAGCAGCCACATGTGGTGCGCCTCGAAACCCGTCCGCCAAACATCGAGGGCGAGGGTGAGATCACCATGCGCGATCTCGTCAAGAACTGCCTGCGTATGCGCCCCGAACGCATCATCGTCGGCGAAGTGCGCGGACCCGAGGTCTTCGATTTGCTGCAGGCGATGAACACAGGCCACGACGGCTCCATGGGCACGATCCACGCCAATACGCCGCGCGAATGCCTGAGCCGCATGGAATCGATGATCGCCATGGGTGGTTTCAGCCTGCCGGCCAAGACCGTGCGCGAGATCATTTCCAGCTCCGTCGATGTCGTCATCCAGGCCGCCCGCCTGCGTGACGGTTCGCGCCGCATCACCCAGATCACCGAGGTGATCGGCATGGAAGGCGATGTGATCATCACTCAGGATCTAATGCGCTACGAGATCGAGGGCGAGGATGCGAATGGCCGGATCATCGGTCGGCACGTCTCCACCGGCATCGGCAAGCCGCATTTCTGGGATCGTGCTCGCTACTATAACGAGGAGCGGCGCCTGGCAGCCGCCCTCGATGAGATGGAACAGAAGGCGCAATAG
- a CDS encoding type II secretion system F family protein, producing the protein MFGIDPIVLLIVLLTAVSAAAVCYGILYSRIETQKKADSRVNRVKQAETDRAKVKAARDRVQEMSKRRKSVQDTLKDLERRQSENTKKKQSLKARLAQAGLSLTPSRFYVFSVLFGLFAVLIFFIVGAPPLAILGLFFAVAFGLPRWILGFLIKRRQNKFLEEFPNALDVITRSLRSGLPLNDAVRLVAGEAREPVKTEFRRVVEAQQVGLSMSDACARITNHMPLQEVNFFSIVIAIQAQAGGNLSEALGNLSKVLRERKKMKAKVKALSMEAKASAVIIGALPFIVMLLVYLTSPQYMMILFTDPRGHLILIGAGIWMSIGVYIMRQMVNFEI; encoded by the coding sequence ATGTTTGGTATCGATCCGATAGTGCTGCTGATTGTCCTGCTGACGGCAGTCTCCGCCGCCGCGGTCTGCTACGGCATTCTCTATTCACGGATCGAGACACAGAAAAAGGCCGATAGCCGGGTCAACCGGGTCAAGCAGGCCGAGACCGATCGCGCCAAGGTCAAGGCCGCGCGCGATCGCGTCCAGGAAATGTCCAAGCGGCGCAAGTCGGTGCAGGACACACTCAAGGACCTGGAGCGGCGACAGAGCGAAAACACGAAGAAGAAGCAGTCGCTGAAGGCACGTCTGGCGCAGGCCGGCCTGTCGTTGACGCCATCGCGCTTCTATGTTTTTAGCGTGCTGTTCGGCCTGTTCGCGGTGCTGATCTTTTTCATTGTCGGCGCTCCGCCCTTGGCTATCCTGGGACTGTTCTTTGCCGTCGCTTTCGGTCTGCCGCGCTGGATTCTCGGCTTCCTTATCAAGCGCCGGCAAAACAAGTTTCTCGAAGAATTTCCGAACGCACTCGATGTCATCACGCGCTCGCTTCGCTCGGGCCTGCCGCTCAACGACGCGGTGCGGCTGGTGGCCGGCGAAGCGCGAGAGCCTGTCAAGACGGAGTTTCGGCGGGTGGTCGAAGCGCAGCAGGTTGGTCTTAGCATGTCGGACGCCTGCGCGCGCATCACAAACCACATGCCGCTGCAGGAAGTAAATTTCTTCTCGATTGTCATCGCCATTCAGGCGCAGGCGGGCGGCAACCTGTCGGAAGCCTTGGGCAACCTCTCGAAGGTGCTGCGCGAACGCAAGAAAATGAAGGCAAAGGTCAAGGCATTGTCGATGGAGGCCAAGGCATCCGCCGTCATCATCGGCGCTCTGCCCTTCATCGTGATGCTGCTCGTCTATCTGACGTCGCCGCAATACATGATGATCCTGTTCACCGATCCGCGCGGCCATCTGATCTTGATTGGGGCCGGCATATGGATGTCGATCGGCGTCTACATCATGCGTCAAATGGTCAATTTCGAGATCTGA
- a CDS encoding type II secretion system F family protein: MSDLAANLTDPGTLLAVVVAIAVFATFYTIAIPLLERGDLSKRMKAVSTEREQIRARERARLSAEGGKASLRSHNNRNVRQIVERFNLRNALVDANTVNRLRSAGLRSENALNMFLVARFLLPFLFLAVAIVIVFILGWFAAKPLPIRLLGVIGFAYLGFYAPNIYISNLVTKRQKSIKRAWPDALDLMLICVESGISIEAGMHRVSEEMAEQSPALAEEMVLTTAELSFLQDRRTAFDNLAARTQIELVKSVTQALIQAERYGTPLSQALRVMAQEGRDERMNEAEKKAAALPPKLTVPMIVFFLPVLMAVILGPAIIQAMDKF, from the coding sequence ATGTCCGATCTGGCTGCCAATTTGACCGATCCCGGCACCCTTCTTGCCGTTGTGGTTGCCATTGCTGTCTTCGCGACCTTCTACACGATCGCCATACCGCTGCTGGAACGTGGCGATCTCAGCAAGCGCATGAAGGCCGTGTCGACGGAGCGCGAACAGATTCGCGCCCGTGAACGCGCCCGGCTGAGCGCAGAGGGCGGCAAGGCATCGCTGCGCAGCCACAACAATCGAAACGTCAGGCAGATCGTCGAGCGGTTCAACCTGCGCAATGCGCTTGTCGATGCCAATACCGTCAATCGCTTGCGGTCCGCCGGCCTGCGCTCTGAAAATGCGCTCAATATGTTCCTGGTGGCGCGATTCCTGCTGCCCTTCCTGTTTCTGGCGGTTGCGATCGTCATCGTCTTCATTCTCGGCTGGTTTGCCGCAAAGCCCCTGCCGATCCGGCTGCTTGGCGTCATCGGTTTCGCCTATCTGGGCTTCTACGCGCCGAACATCTATATCTCCAATCTCGTGACCAAGCGCCAGAAATCGATCAAGCGCGCTTGGCCTGATGCTCTCGACCTGATGCTGATCTGCGTGGAGTCGGGTATTTCAATCGAAGCCGGCATGCATCGGGTGTCCGAGGAAATGGCCGAGCAATCCCCGGCGCTAGCCGAGGAAATGGTGCTGACCACGGCCGAGCTTTCCTTCCTGCAGGATCGCCGCACCGCCTTTGACAATCTCGCCGCCCGCACCCAGATCGAGCTCGTCAAATCGGTGACGCAGGCGCTCATCCAGGCGGAACGCTATGGCACGCCGCTCTCGCAGGCTTTGCGTGTCATGGCGCAGGAAGGCCGAGACGAGCGCATGAACGAGGCGGAAAAGAAAGCGGCCGCGCTGCCGCCGAAGCTTACCGTACCGATGATCGTCTTCTTCCTGCCGGTCTTGATGGCGGTCATTCTCGGCCCGGCGATCATTCAGGCAATGGACAAATTCTGA
- a CDS encoding LysE family translocator: MSSLAIFFSVIAAVFIGAVSPGPSFVLVSRIAVSRSRKAGLAAAFGMGTGSVIFATLALFGLSALLMKVEWLYLALKVAGGLYLIYIGIRIWRSAADDLPIDTPATPAAGGVMRNFLFALGTQLSNPKTAIFYGSIFAALLPAAPAPWLLFTVPPAVFLVEVSWYTVVTMAFSSNRPRAIYLGAKLWIDRVAGVVMGALGARLVVEGLPRHIWR; this comes from the coding sequence ATGTCATCCTTGGCAATATTTTTCAGCGTCATCGCGGCAGTCTTCATCGGGGCGGTAAGCCCCGGTCCGAGCTTCGTGCTCGTTTCGCGCATCGCCGTTTCCCGCTCACGCAAGGCAGGTCTTGCCGCAGCCTTCGGCATGGGTACGGGCAGCGTCATTTTCGCGACCTTGGCCCTCTTCGGCTTGAGCGCATTGCTGATGAAAGTCGAATGGCTGTATCTGGCGCTAAAAGTCGCCGGTGGTCTCTATCTGATCTATATTGGCATCCGCATCTGGCGCAGCGCCGCGGACGATCTTCCCATCGATACGCCAGCGACGCCGGCGGCAGGCGGTGTGATGCGCAATTTCCTCTTTGCGCTCGGCACGCAGCTCAGCAATCCGAAGACGGCCATTTTCTACGGCAGTATCTTTGCCGCACTTCTGCCGGCGGCTCCGGCTCCCTGGCTGCTGTTTACGGTTCCGCCCGCAGTCTTCCTGGTCGAAGTGAGCTGGTACACGGTGGTAACGATGGCCTTTTCTTCGAACCGGCCGCGCGCCATTTATCTTGGTGCGAAGTTATGGATAGACCGGGTGGCCGGCGTTGTGATGGGCGCTCTCGGCGCGCGGCTTGTCGTCGAGGGGCTGCCACGCCACATCTGGCGTTAA
- a CDS encoding tetratricopeptide repeat protein: MPAVSAASSFRTFLFRGASAALLAIALASCSTTGKDRMTTGSIPKTSQSLDTMNSTDLAQATATYGKAYDANPKDRDAGVNYANALRMSGRNDQALAVMQQVAIANPSDRGVLAAYGKAQAAAGQLDEALSTIDRAQLPDRPDWRLVSAQGAILDQLGRSTDARAKYRDALVLAPNEPTVLSNLGMSYVLTGDLKNAESYLRTAVAQPGADSRVRQNLALVVGLQGRFAEAEQIARQELTPQQANANVAYLRGMLAQQNSWQKLAASGDSRKVAQQ, encoded by the coding sequence ATGCCCGCCGTCTCAGCTGCGTCTTCATTCAGAACCTTTCTTTTCCGGGGAGCTTCGGCTGCACTTCTGGCGATCGCGCTCGCAAGCTGCTCGACAACCGGAAAAGACCGGATGACGACCGGCTCGATTCCGAAGACGTCGCAATCTCTCGACACGATGAACAGCACTGATCTGGCGCAGGCAACTGCGACGTATGGCAAGGCCTATGACGCCAATCCTAAAGATCGCGATGCCGGCGTCAATTATGCCAACGCCTTGCGCATGAGCGGCCGCAACGACCAGGCGCTTGCCGTCATGCAGCAGGTGGCAATCGCCAATCCGAGCGATCGCGGCGTCCTGGCCGCCTACGGCAAGGCGCAAGCGGCGGCAGGGCAGCTCGACGAAGCGCTCTCGACCATTGACCGCGCACAGCTGCCGGATCGGCCGGATTGGCGGCTGGTTTCGGCGCAGGGCGCCATCCTCGATCAGCTCGGGCGCTCCACCGATGCACGCGCCAAATATCGCGATGCGCTGGTGCTCGCCCCCAACGAACCGACCGTTCTTTCCAATCTTGGCATGTCCTATGTGCTGACCGGCGACCTCAAGAATGCGGAGAGCTATCTCCGCACGGCCGTCGCCCAGCCAGGCGCCGACAGCCGCGTGCGGCAGAACCTGGCGCTGGTCGTCGGGCTACAGGGTCGCTTTGCGGAAGCCGAACAAATCGCCCGCCAGGAACTGACGCCGCAACAGGCAAATGCCAACGTCGCCTATCTGCGCGGCATGCTGGCACAGCAGAATTCCTGGCAGAAGCTTGCCGCCAGCGGCGACAGCAGGAAAGTCGCCCAGCAATAG
- a CDS encoding leucyl aminopeptidase family protein — MAPYQFIERATPFNSKGGATLPIFAVTPAHIETGTIDPIALDWARKAGYKAESGSLLLIPTAEGHLGGALFGLGSNPSEQPFLTGKLARSLPAGDWHIETAPLTANRLSLGFGLGSYRFDRYKSEKAAAPTLMIPRDADAADIKRQLAGVFLARDLINTPTNDMGPEQLEAAFRALAEHYKADMSVIIGDDLLKENFPLVHTVGRASADAPRLLEMRWGKKGHRRITLVGKGVCFDTGGLDIKPASSMLLMKKDMGGAANVMGLALMIMDAKLKVDLRVIIPVVENSISSNAFRPGDIYRSRKGLTVQIDNTDAEGRLILADALAYADEDAPDLMIDMATLTGAARVALGPDLPPFFTDDSDLASDLTEASLETDDPLWRMPLYMGYDKDIRTKFADITNAPSGGMAGSITAALFLKRFVTKTPSWVHFDIFGWAPSERPHSPGGGEAQAIRALYHYIRQSVR; from the coding sequence ATGGCCCCCTATCAATTCATCGAGCGCGCGACGCCCTTCAATTCGAAGGGTGGCGCGACCCTGCCGATCTTTGCCGTTACCCCCGCGCATATCGAGACCGGTACCATCGATCCCATCGCGCTCGATTGGGCACGCAAGGCGGGTTACAAGGCGGAGAGCGGTTCGTTGCTGCTGATCCCGACCGCGGAGGGGCATCTGGGCGGCGCTCTCTTCGGCCTAGGCTCTAACCCATCCGAGCAACCCTTCCTCACGGGCAAGCTGGCGCGCAGCCTGCCGGCCGGCGACTGGCATATCGAGACGGCGCCGCTGACGGCGAACCGGCTCTCGCTTGGTTTCGGTCTCGGCAGCTATCGCTTCGACCGCTACAAGTCGGAAAAAGCCGCGGCACCCACGCTGATGATCCCGCGCGATGCCGATGCTGCCGATATCAAGCGCCAGCTGGCAGGCGTCTTCCTTGCCCGCGACCTCATCAACACGCCGACCAACGACATGGGTCCGGAACAGCTGGAAGCCGCCTTCAGGGCGCTTGCCGAGCACTACAAGGCAGATATGTCCGTCATTATCGGCGACGATCTCCTGAAGGAGAATTTTCCGCTGGTTCATACGGTGGGACGCGCGAGCGCCGATGCGCCGCGCCTTCTCGAAATGCGCTGGGGCAAGAAGGGCCATCGCCGCATCACGCTGGTCGGCAAGGGTGTGTGCTTCGACACCGGCGGCCTCGACATCAAGCCGGCATCCTCGATGCTACTGATGAAGAAGGACATGGGTGGCGCGGCCAATGTCATGGGCTTGGCGCTGATGATCATGGATGCCAAGCTCAAGGTCGATCTTCGCGTTATCATTCCGGTCGTCGAGAACTCGATTTCATCCAACGCCTTCCGTCCCGGCGATATCTACAGGAGCCGCAAGGGCCTGACCGTGCAGATCGACAATACCGATGCCGAGGGACGGCTGATCCTCGCCGACGCGCTCGCCTATGCCGACGAGGACGCGCCGGACCTGATGATCGACATGGCGACGCTGACGGGTGCTGCTCGCGTCGCGCTCGGCCCCGACCTGCCACCCTTCTTCACCGACGATAGCGACCTTGCCAGCGACCTGACGGAAGCGAGCCTGGAGACGGACGACCCGCTCTGGCGGATGCCGCTCTATATGGGCTACGACAAGGATATCCGCACCAAATTCGCCGATATCACCAATGCTCCATCAGGCGGCATGGCCGGCTCCATTACTGCTGCCCTGTTCCTCAAGCGCTTCGTGACGAAGACGCCGAGCTGGGTGCATTTCGATATTTTCGGCTGGGCGCCGAGCGAACGTCCGCATTCGCCCGGCGGTGGCGAGGCACAGGCGATCCGGGCGCTCTATCACTATATCAGGCAGAGCGTGCGGTAG
- a CDS encoding MarR family transcriptional regulator, translating to MPLELTASQALGLWHGVTLAQVRREDHDLTLRQTAILLQIYLVPPPHTVRGLAATLGVTKPVITRALDTMGGMGLVDRVRDDHDRRNVIIKRTVTGALYLEKLGDLIIEHGRKL from the coding sequence TTGCCGCTTGAACTCACCGCCTCACAGGCTCTCGGCCTCTGGCATGGCGTGACGCTCGCTCAGGTGCGCCGCGAGGATCACGATTTGACGCTGCGGCAGACGGCGATCCTGCTGCAGATCTATCTCGTGCCGCCGCCTCATACCGTGCGCGGTCTGGCCGCAACGCTCGGCGTCACCAAGCCGGTCATCACCCGGGCGCTTGACACCATGGGAGGGATGGGATTGGTCGATCGGGTGCGCGACGACCACGATCGCCGCAATGTCATCATTAAGCGAACGGTCACCGGCGCGCTCTATCTTGAAAAACTCGGCGATCTCATCATCGAGCACGGCCGAAAATTGTAA